The sequence GCGTAGTCACTTTAACCTTATCGCCTGAGCGAATGCCCTGCTCACTTGCAACATCTGGTGCTATCCTTATGAAGTTGCTAGGATGAACAGCTCTTAGTCTTGGGCTAACAAAGGTGTAGAAGTGTTGGATATTTGACTTTCTTGAGCTCACTGTGTATTTCCACTCAGAGCGTGGGAAAAATTTCTCAAGCGGTGTGCCATCACTTGCTACTGGTAGCATCAGACTTGGCACTCCTGGCATAAATTCGCCTGTTATTGAGTGCCTGTGTCCGCCAAGTGGTTCATAGTAGATAGAAGCTGGCGTAGGCGCTGGCACTTTTATGGTTGCTTTATCACCCTTATATGCGCTCTCGTAGCTATCGTATCTGCCGCCTTTTGCTAGTATGTGCGCTACTTTTGGCTTCTCTTCGTCTTTTAGATAAGGATCGAGTTTTGTCATCACTCTTGATATCTTACTAAGCTTTTTGTCCTCGTCGCTTATATCTTTCACACCCTCACCATCAAAGGCTAAATTTGCTAGTGCAGCCGCGTAATACTGCTCTTTTACGTCAAGGTCCATGAAATTTCCATCTTTGTCTTTGAAGGCATTTTTGCCAAAGCCTTTTAGTCCAAGCCTCTTTGCTACGGCTATATAAAATGCCTCAACGTCGATCGCGCCGCCGTTTTTATCCTTTGCCTGCTTTGAGCTAACGGCTGGATAGCGCACGACTGAAGTTTTAGCGATCGTTCCCCAAAGAGAGTTTGGAAGTGCCCAGTTTTCTAAATTTACCCCATCTGGCACGATGTAGTCAGCATAGGCGTTTGTCTCGTTCATAAAGGCGTCTATGCCCACAAAAAGTGGTAAATTTTTACTATCTTTTAGTACGTCTAAAACCGCTCTTTCAAGTCCTGCTTGTCCGTAAAGTACGTTTGTCATGTAGTTTATGAAAACTTTTACTTTGTATGGATAGCCAGCCTTGTGGCTCGTAAGAGTTTCATTTACAAGTGGCATAGAGATAGGATACCACGGCTGCTGTGCTGGATAGCCGCTGCCGCCAGCTGCTACTTTACGCTTATACTCAGAGCTTGTTTCGTAGTATTTGCCTGATCTTGATAAATTTAGACCATTTGGTTTATAAGCACCCTCAAAGCTCTCAAGGTCATATCTGCCCTTTAAAAACTCGTGTGTGCCGGCACTTGTATTGACGTTGCCGCCTTTGTAGCCATAAGTGCCCATGAGTGTGTTTAGACAAAGTATCGCAAAAGTAGTCATACCGGCTTGCGTATGCATCATACCGCCATGCACGTTTGTGCTCACCTGTCTGCCATTTTTAGTGAAATTTTCGCAAAGCCAGACGATATCTTCAATGCTTACACCACAAATTTTTGAGTACTCCTCTAAGCTATGCTTATAAGCTGACTCTTTTAAAAGCTGCATTGAGCTTTTTACCTCGACTTTTTTGCCGTCTATTAAAATTTTACCTTTATAGTAGAGCTTGGCTGGTTCATTTACCTTGTAGCTTTGTATCTTGCCATCTTGCGAGCAGACCTGCCACTCGTTATTGATAAGTGCAAATTTGCCGTAGTCTTTGTGACCTTTTTCGGTGATGACTAGATGCGTGGCGTTGCACCAGTGTATCTCGCCAGCTAGCTTTGCTTGGTCTAAATTTGGCTGGATAAGGTAGTTCGTTGCGTATTTTTCATTTTCTATGATCCAGCGTATCATCGCCATAGCTAGAGCTGAGTCGGTGCCTGGCTTTATCGCTATCCAGCGGCCTTTGCCCGAAGAGGCGTATTTTACAGCGTTTGTAACGCTTGGATCGACCACTGCGTAGCTAAAGTCATCTCTAGTGCCTCTTGCGTAAGAGAGCATTTTTGCCTGTTTTTGGAAAGGGTTGCCACCATTTGAGGGCGAAGTGCCCCAGTAGATAACAAATTTAGAGTTTTCATAGTCTGGTTTTGTATGTGCAAAACCCTTTGCATTGTGCGCAATCTTACCACCGACCCTAAAGCCACCACCACAAATTCCGCCGTGCGAGTAGTGATTTATAGTGCCAAATGACTTTTTGACAAAGCGATCAACGATGTCAGAGCGTCCGTCATATAGATAAAAACTTAAAAATTGATTGCGCTTAGTGCCATATCCTGGGTTTTCGCTGTCGATTAGCTCGTCGCTATATATCGCTCTTAGCCCATCAACATGCCCCTCACCAAAGAGATCTCCGCCCTCTACGACCTCTTCTACTAGCTGCTCAAAGCTTATGCTCTTCCACTTTCCCTCACCCCTTTTACCAACTCTCTTTAGTGGCGTTAGTATCCTTGCAGGCGAGTCTATCATCTCAGGCAATATCGCTCCTCTAGCGCAAACTGTAGCTCGCTTTTCGTCTTCGCCACTTAGTGTTGTGGCAAGAAGTGCGTCATTTATCGATGTGTCAAAATTTGCCCAGTGTACGTTTGAGAGTGGGTGGTATGGGTTGCCGCTACATCTTAAAACTCGGTCGTTTTTATCATCTACGTGAAGCCTTATGCCACACTTCGTCGTACAGCCGTGACACATTGAAAAGACAACGCTATGTCCGTCGTTAAGTGAAATTTTGCCATCCTTTACGCTAAATTCAGGCTCTAGCGAGTTTGACTGCGGTTTATAGTCGTCCTTATCTTCATCTGCCAGCATAGCACTCGTGGTTAGTGTTGAGAGTACGGCTGATCTTTTTAAAAATTCTCTTCTTTGCATTGCTTATTTCCTTTTACTGTGCCATCTCTTCGCTCCAGCTGATAACCTTTTTATATCCATTATCAAGCTCGAGTTTTTTATTGTTTTTAGCCAAAATTTCACTAACACCGTGGTAGAACACCTGTGGATTTGTATTTTTAGGGCTATCTATAACCATAGTCTCATGTGTGGCTAGAAATTTTCTAATATTTGAGTTAGGATCATTAAGATCGCCTATTATACGGCTACCGCCCACACAGCTCTCTACACATGCTGGCTGAAGCCCTACTCTTAGCCTGTGGTCGCAAAAAGTACATTTATCGGCCTTGTAGGTATGCAGGCTAAGATATCTTGCGTGATATGGACAGGCCTCTACGCAAAGCGCACAGCCTATGCACTCTTTTGTATCAATCTTTACTATGCCATTACTTCTTTGATGGCTAGCACCAGTTGGACAAACACTAATACAGGCTGGATTGTTGCAATGGTTGCAAAGCCTTGGAAGTGACGCAATGACTGCCATTTTACCGCTTTTATCTCTTGCCTCATACTCGGAAACAATGGTTCTAAAAGCACCTGGCTGAACGTCGTTTTCTAACATACAGCTCATAGTACATGACTGACATCCAACACATCTTGTTAAATCTATCGCCATGCCGTAGCGAACACTACTTACCGC comes from Campylobacter concisus and encodes:
- a CDS encoding molybdopterin dinucleotide binding domain-containing protein; its protein translation is MQRREFLKRSAVLSTLTTSAMLADEDKDDYKPQSNSLEPEFSVKDGKISLNDGHSVVFSMCHGCTTKCGIRLHVDDKNDRVLRCSGNPYHPLSNVHWANFDTSINDALLATTLSGEDEKRATVCARGAILPEMIDSPARILTPLKRVGKRGEGKWKSISFEQLVEEVVEGGDLFGEGHVDGLRAIYSDELIDSENPGYGTKRNQFLSFYLYDGRSDIVDRFVKKSFGTINHYSHGGICGGGFRVGGKIAHNAKGFAHTKPDYENSKFVIYWGTSPSNGGNPFQKQAKMLSYARGTRDDFSYAVVDPSVTNAVKYASSGKGRWIAIKPGTDSALAMAMIRWIIENEKYATNYLIQPNLDQAKLAGEIHWCNATHLVITEKGHKDYGKFALINNEWQVCSQDGKIQSYKVNEPAKLYYKGKILIDGKKVEVKSSMQLLKESAYKHSLEEYSKICGVSIEDIVWLCENFTKNGRQVSTNVHGGMMHTQAGMTTFAILCLNTLMGTYGYKGGNVNTSAGTHEFLKGRYDLESFEGAYKPNGLNLSRSGKYYETSSEYKRKVAAGGSGYPAQQPWYPISMPLVNETLTSHKAGYPYKVKVFINYMTNVLYGQAGLERAVLDVLKDSKNLPLFVGIDAFMNETNAYADYIVPDGVNLENWALPNSLWGTIAKTSVVRYPAVSSKQAKDKNGGAIDVEAFYIAVAKRLGLKGFGKNAFKDKDGNFMDLDVKEQYYAAALANLAFDGEGVKDISDEDKKLSKISRVMTKLDPYLKDEEKPKVAHILAKGGRYDSYESAYKGDKATIKVPAPTPASIYYEPLGGHRHSITGEFMPGVPSLMLPVASDGTPLEKFFPRSEWKYTVSSRKSNIQHFYTFVSPRLRAVHPSNFIRIAPDVASEQGIRSGDKVKVTTPYGAQVGEAFVTDGVARGVISIEHGFGHDEFGIRTHIVDGKPAFGIANLEKGVNHNKLGLLDPKRNGEFSLNDWLVGTCARQALPAKIRKIG
- a CDS encoding 4Fe-4S dicluster domain-containing protein, with the protein product MAIDLTRCVGCQSCTMSCMLENDVQPGAFRTIVSEYEARDKSGKMAVIASLPRLCNHCNNPACISVCPTGASHQRSNGIVKIDTKECIGCALCVEACPYHARYLSLHTYKADKCTFCDHRLRVGLQPACVESCVGGSRIIGDLNDPNSNIRKFLATHETMVIDSPKNTNPQVFYHGVSEILAKNNKKLELDNGYKKVISWSEEMAQ